A single Verrucomicrobiia bacterium DNA region contains:
- a CDS encoding IMP dehydrogenase, with translation MAAPSRNLDSQFYQNADDFFQSQCHAGLTFDDLTLATLYSEILPRDTDLKTQLAESLQLNVPIISADMDTVTESRMATAMALNGGMGLIHYNMSERQQLSEVSRVKYHVPGMIPDPIKVAPDQLVGDVVQMVDERKFSFSTFPVVNEKGVLVGLLSGHVVKPRYAKRTVAEAMTPRAQVQTINKKELGKDPIARADKFFTERPGMHKLLVVDDNDQLHGLFTMNDIERITQEKKAQFRPARDAQFRLVCGAAVSATRNAFGELDRDRIVAHVGALVERGVDAVAVSTAHGHSKGVGDTVKLLRSEFKHLAIIAGNVTSGAAVEYLAECGANAIKIGQGPGSICTTRIVAGVGIPQMTALYVASRAAARKGVAILADGGITKSGDLVKALTLADAVICGGILAGCREAPGEVMEISGKIYKQYRGMGSLAAMRAGSAARYGHDKNPTQKVAAEGIEALKEVVGSVERVLSQLVGGIQSGMGYLGAATLPQLRAKARYIRVSPAGMKEAVPHDVVELKTGN, from the coding sequence ATGGCTGCGCCCTCGCGAAACCTCGACTCCCAATTCTATCAAAACGCGGATGATTTCTTTCAATCGCAATGTCACGCGGGATTGACCTTTGACGATCTGACTCTGGCGACTTTGTATTCGGAAATTTTGCCCCGGGATACCGATCTCAAAACGCAACTGGCGGAATCGCTCCAGTTGAACGTGCCCATCATCTCGGCGGATATGGACACCGTCACCGAGTCGCGCATGGCCACGGCGATGGCCTTGAATGGCGGCATGGGCCTCATTCATTACAACATGTCGGAACGTCAGCAGCTCTCGGAGGTCAGCCGGGTAAAGTATCACGTGCCGGGCATGATTCCCGATCCCATCAAAGTGGCGCCGGATCAACTCGTCGGCGACGTGGTGCAAATGGTGGACGAACGCAAGTTCAGTTTCAGCACCTTTCCGGTGGTGAATGAAAAGGGGGTGTTGGTCGGTTTGCTGTCAGGACATGTGGTCAAACCGCGTTACGCGAAACGCACGGTGGCCGAGGCGATGACGCCGCGGGCGCAGGTGCAGACGATCAACAAAAAGGAGCTGGGCAAAGACCCGATCGCGCGAGCGGACAAGTTTTTTACGGAACGACCGGGCATGCACAAATTGCTCGTGGTGGACGACAACGATCAGTTGCACGGTTTGTTCACGATGAACGACATCGAGCGGATCACTCAGGAAAAGAAGGCGCAATTTCGACCGGCGCGGGATGCGCAGTTCCGGCTGGTCTGCGGCGCGGCGGTGAGCGCCACGCGCAATGCGTTTGGCGAGTTGGATCGCGATCGCATCGTGGCGCACGTGGGGGCGCTGGTGGAACGCGGCGTGGATGCGGTGGCGGTTTCCACGGCGCACGGTCACAGCAAAGGGGTGGGGGATACCGTGAAGTTGCTGCGTTCGGAGTTCAAGCATTTGGCCATCATCGCGGGCAACGTCACCAGCGGGGCCGCGGTGGAATATCTGGCCGAGTGCGGCGCGAACGCGATCAAGATTGGTCAGGGACCCGGCTCAATTTGCACCACGCGCATTGTTGCCGGAGTTGGGATTCCGCAGATGACCGCGCTTTACGTGGCTTCGCGCGCGGCAGCCCGGAAGGGTGTGGCGATTCTGGCCGATGGCGGCATCACCAAGAGCGGCGATCTGGTAAAGGCGTTGACGCTGGCCGACGCGGTGATTTGCGGCGGTATTTTGGCGGGTTGCCGCGAAGCGCCGGGCGAAGTCATGGAGATCAGCGGCAAAATTTACAAGCAGTATCGCGGCATGGGCAGTCTGGCCGCGATGCGCGCCGGTTCGGCGGCGCGTTATGGTCACGACAAGAACCCCACCCAAAAAGTCGCGGCGGAAGGGATTGAGGCTTTGAAAGAAGTGGTGGGGTCAGTGGAACGGGTGTTGAGCCAGCTTGTCGGCGGTATTCAATCGGGTATGGGCTATCTCGGCGCGGCGACCTTGCCGCAGCTCCGGGCCAAGGCCCGCTACATTCGCGTCAGTCCTGCCGGCATGAAGGAAGCCGTGCCGCATGACGTAGTGGAATTGAAGACGGGGAATTGA
- a CDS encoding transposase, producing the protein MSQPPKLRSDGPPHNPGVRELIAGKRRWAAPQAKQQDVAKLGFPGWHERGYLPHRDEPRLTQFVTFHLNDSYPATLRVEWEALLKVEDNLERHHQLEAYLDKGRGICHLRDPRIAGLVDTAFQFYHRRYFDLRAWVIMPNHVHLLFGMDVIPLGRIIKQLKQYTAREANKLLRRCGQFWAEDAWDTYMRDAAHELKTRKYIENNPVKAGLVKTAKD; encoded by the coding sequence ATGTCTCAGCCACCCAAATTGCGCTCCGACGGTCCTCCGCATAATCCGGGCGTGCGGGAATTGATTGCTGGTAAGCGACGATGGGCCGCCCCGCAGGCGAAGCAACAAGACGTCGCCAAGCTTGGTTTTCCGGGCTGGCATGAGCGTGGTTATCTGCCGCACCGCGACGAGCCGAGATTGACTCAATTCGTCACGTTTCATCTGAATGATTCTTATCCCGCCACGTTGCGGGTCGAATGGGAGGCTCTGTTGAAAGTGGAGGATAATCTGGAAAGACACCATCAATTGGAAGCCTACCTCGACAAGGGGCGGGGTATTTGTCATCTGCGCGACCCGAGGATCGCCGGTCTCGTGGATACGGCTTTCCAGTTTTATCATCGGCGATACTTTGACTTACGTGCCTGGGTAATCATGCCCAACCACGTCCACCTCCTGTTCGGGATGGACGTAATTCCGTTGGGTCGGATTATCAAGCAACTCAAACAATACACGGCGCGGGAAGCTAACAAGCTGTTGAGACGGTGCGGCCAATTCTGGGCGGAAGATGCGTGGGACACGTATATGCGTGATGCGGCGCACGAGTTGAAAACTCGGAAATACATCGAGAATAATCCGGTGAAAGCCGGGTTGGTGAAAACTGCCAAAGACTAG
- a CDS encoding prolyl oligopeptidase family serine peptidase: MKFCFLLAAVLLSVLLFGCVTTKTKVQYPTTAITNQVDVYHGVAVKDPYRWLEDDNSAATKAWVEAQNRVTFDYLGQIPQRAAIKARLTELWNFERYGTPFREGGRYFYYKNDGLQNQSVLYTLPTLQAEPTVLLDPNKLSTDGTVALGGIAISEDGNRMAYGLSTAGSDWQEWRVRDVRTATDLPDVIKWVKFSGASWTKDGNGFYYSRYDEPTEAAKLTKANYFHKLYFHRLGTAQSEDKLIYHRPDQKEWNFGGDVTKDGRYLVITSSQGTDPKNRVLYQDLQTPDAPVVELLMEFDADYSFIDNDGPVFWFKTDLHAPRHRVIGIDTRNPARANWKEIIPQAAETLTGVSVLNHQFVCTYLKDARSQVKVFGLDGKFVREIALPGIGSVGGFAGKRQDTETFYSFTSFTTPGVIYRLNLVTGQSMKFRAPQLKFNPGDYETKQVFYASKDGTKVPMFITHKKGLKLDGKNPTLLYGYGGFNISLTPSFSVANLEWMEMGGVYAMPNLRGGGEYGEAWHQAGTKLRKQNVFDDFIAAAEWLIANGYTNPKKLAIAGGSNGGLLVGACLTQRPDLFGACLPAVGVMDMLRFQKFTIGWAWTSDYGSSDNAEEFSALYKYSPLHNLKPGTKYPATLITTADHDDRVVPAHSFKFAATLQAAQAGSAPTLIRIETKAGHGAGKPTSKIIEEAADKWAFLVKALEMKPVLGGK, translated from the coding sequence ATGAAATTTTGTTTCCTGTTGGCCGCTGTTTTATTGAGCGTGCTGTTGTTCGGCTGCGTCACTACGAAAACCAAGGTTCAATATCCAACGACTGCCATCACAAATCAGGTGGATGTGTATCACGGCGTTGCGGTCAAAGATCCGTATCGCTGGCTGGAGGATGATAATTCCGCCGCGACGAAAGCATGGGTCGAGGCGCAGAACCGGGTCACGTTTGATTATCTCGGCCAGATTCCACAGCGCGCGGCGATCAAGGCGCGATTGACCGAGCTGTGGAACTTCGAGCGTTACGGCACACCGTTCAGGGAAGGCGGACGTTATTTCTATTACAAGAACGACGGCCTGCAAAATCAAAGTGTGCTCTACACGTTGCCCACGCTGCAAGCCGAGCCGACCGTTCTGCTCGATCCGAACAAGCTCTCGACCGATGGCACGGTGGCGCTGGGCGGTATTGCCATCAGCGAGGATGGCAATCGCATGGCGTACGGATTATCCACGGCGGGATCGGACTGGCAGGAATGGCGCGTGCGCGACGTGCGGACGGCAACGGATTTGCCGGACGTGATCAAGTGGGTGAAATTCTCCGGCGCCTCGTGGACCAAAGATGGGAACGGCTTTTATTACTCGCGTTATGATGAGCCGACCGAAGCCGCGAAGCTCACGAAGGCGAATTATTTTCACAAACTTTATTTCCATCGCCTCGGCACGGCGCAGAGCGAGGACAAGCTGATTTATCATCGCCCCGATCAGAAGGAGTGGAATTTTGGCGGCGACGTCACGAAAGACGGGCGTTATCTCGTCATCACTTCCAGTCAGGGCACGGACCCGAAGAATCGCGTGTTGTATCAGGATTTGCAGACACCGGACGCGCCGGTGGTTGAGCTGTTAATGGAGTTCGATGCCGATTACTCGTTTATTGATAACGACGGACCGGTGTTCTGGTTCAAGACGGATCTCCACGCGCCGCGCCATCGGGTCATCGGTATTGATACCCGGAATCCGGCGCGCGCGAACTGGAAGGAAATCATTCCGCAAGCCGCCGAAACGCTCACGGGCGTGAGCGTGCTCAATCATCAGTTTGTATGCACCTATCTCAAGGACGCGCGCAGTCAGGTGAAGGTGTTCGGGCTGGATGGCAAATTCGTGCGCGAGATCGCATTACCGGGCATTGGCTCGGTCGGCGGGTTTGCCGGGAAACGTCAGGATACGGAGACGTTTTATTCGTTTACCAGTTTCACCACGCCGGGCGTAATTTACCGGCTAAATTTAGTTACCGGGCAAAGCATGAAATTTCGCGCGCCGCAGTTGAAGTTCAATCCGGGGGATTACGAGACCAAGCAGGTGTTTTATGCCAGCAAGGACGGAACAAAAGTGCCGATGTTCATCACGCACAAAAAGGGGCTGAAACTGGATGGCAAAAACCCCACGCTGTTGTACGGCTACGGCGGATTCAACATCAGCCTCACGCCATCGTTCTCCGTGGCGAACCTGGAATGGATGGAGATGGGCGGCGTGTATGCGATGCCGAACTTACGCGGTGGCGGCGAGTACGGCGAGGCGTGGCATCAGGCGGGCACGAAGTTGCGGAAACAAAATGTATTCGACGACTTCATCGCGGCGGCGGAATGGTTGATCGCCAACGGCTACACGAATCCGAAGAAGCTGGCGATTGCGGGCGGCAGCAACGGCGGTCTGCTGGTTGGCGCTTGTTTGACGCAACGTCCGGATTTGTTTGGCGCGTGTCTGCCGGCGGTAGGTGTGATGGACATGCTGCGCTTCCAAAAATTCACCATCGGCTGGGCGTGGACGAGCGATTATGGTTCATCGGACAACGCGGAGGAGTTTTCCGCGCTCTACAAGTATTCGCCGTTGCACAACCTCAAGCCGGGCACGAAATATCCAGCCACTCTGATTACGACGGCCGATCATGATGATCGCGTGGTGCCGGCGCATAGTTTCAAATTTGCGGCCACGTTGCAGGCCGCGCAAGCGGGGTCGGCGCCGACGTTGATTCGCATTGAAACGAAGGCCGGTCACGGCGCGGGCAAGCCGACCAGCAAAATCATTGAGGAAGCGGCGGACAAATGGGCGTTTCTGGTGAAGGCGTTGGAGATGAAACCAGTGCTCGGCGGCAAGTGA
- a CDS encoding prolyl oligopeptidase family serine peptidase, producing the protein MKSFKHLLCCLAVVSAAHSASAQVPENLVVEGVPPHPEELKAAAGRYLEFRAAGFTGWHPTKREMLISTRFADTPQLHEVRQPGGSRQQLTFSAEPVRGGVWQPKHGRYIVFGQDRGGGEFYQYYRLDPDTGNITLLTDGQSRNGGGRFSHDGEWFAYTSTRRTGRDNDVWLINPARPETDRLLSELSGGGWQVSDWSHDGNQLLLQEYISINHSRLYRLDLNSGAKTLITPDGATPVAYGNARFARDGKAIYCTTDRGAEFERLVRLDLVTGTITVLTTDIPWNVTEFEVSPDGKTIAFITNEAGIGRLRLIKVPSGKRSQLVPLPLGVPSGVKWHENGRELAFSFNTAQSPTDAYAYDVKKRRLERWTQSETGGLNPAHFREPELIRVKSFDGLEISGFLYRPDDQKFPGRRPIIVNIHGGPESQSRPIFQARNNFYLNELGVAILFPNVRGSSGYGKTFLTLDNGFKREDSVKDIGAFLDWIATDESLDAGRIAVMGGSYGGYMTLASLVHFSDRLRCGVDVVGISSFITFLKNTQDYRRDLRRVEYGDERDPAMAEFFQRISPLTNVDKIRKPLFVVQGQNDPRVPVTEAEQMVRALRDQGGVTWYLMARDEGHGFAKKKNADFQFVSMIQFLQEYLLR; encoded by the coding sequence ATGAAATCATTCAAACACTTATTGTGCTGCCTGGCGGTTGTGTCAGCCGCTCATTCTGCTTCGGCTCAAGTTCCGGAAAATCTCGTCGTCGAAGGCGTGCCGCCGCATCCGGAGGAGTTGAAAGCGGCAGCAGGGCGGTATCTGGAATTTCGCGCGGCAGGTTTTACTGGTTGGCATCCGACCAAGCGCGAGATGCTCATCAGCACGCGCTTCGCGGATACGCCGCAATTGCACGAAGTGCGCCAACCGGGCGGGAGTCGCCAGCAACTCACTTTCTCCGCCGAACCGGTGCGCGGCGGCGTCTGGCAGCCCAAACACGGTCGCTACATTGTCTTTGGGCAGGATCGGGGCGGCGGCGAGTTCTACCAGTATTACCGGTTGGATCCGGACACCGGCAACATCACGTTGCTGACCGATGGTCAATCGCGCAACGGCGGTGGACGGTTTTCTCACGACGGCGAATGGTTCGCTTACACTTCAACGCGGCGGACGGGGCGCGATAACGACGTCTGGCTCATCAATCCCGCGCGCCCCGAGACCGACCGGTTGCTGAGTGAACTTTCCGGTGGCGGTTGGCAGGTGAGTGATTGGTCGCACGATGGCAACCAACTTCTGTTGCAGGAATATATTTCGATCAATCACAGCCGGTTGTATCGCCTGGATCTCAATAGTGGAGCGAAGACCTTGATCACGCCCGATGGAGCGACGCCCGTAGCTTATGGTAACGCGCGTTTCGCCCGGGATGGGAAAGCCATTTATTGCACGACGGATCGGGGCGCGGAATTCGAGCGCTTGGTTCGATTGGATTTGGTCACGGGGACCATCACGGTTCTGACCACGGACATTCCCTGGAACGTCACCGAGTTCGAGGTGTCGCCGGACGGCAAAACCATTGCGTTCATCACGAACGAAGCGGGCATCGGTCGGTTGCGGCTGATCAAGGTTCCGTCCGGAAAGCGCTCGCAGCTCGTCCCGTTGCCGCTGGGGGTTCCTTCAGGGGTGAAATGGCATGAGAACGGGCGTGAGCTGGCCTTCAGTTTCAACACCGCGCAATCACCGACAGACGCTTATGCCTACGACGTGAAAAAGCGGCGGTTGGAACGGTGGACGCAAAGTGAAACCGGGGGATTGAACCCGGCCCATTTTCGCGAGCCGGAATTGATTCGCGTCAAGAGTTTTGATGGCCTGGAAATCTCGGGATTTTTATATCGTCCAGACGATCAAAAGTTTCCTGGCCGCCGACCGATCATTGTGAACATCCACGGCGGGCCGGAAAGTCAGTCGCGCCCGATTTTTCAAGCGCGCAACAATTTTTACCTGAACGAGCTGGGCGTGGCGATCTTGTTTCCGAACGTGCGCGGCTCAAGCGGTTACGGCAAAACTTTCCTGACGCTGGACAACGGGTTCAAACGGGAGGATTCGGTCAAGGATATCGGCGCGTTCTTGGATTGGATCGCCACAGACGAGTCGTTGGATGCCGGGCGGATCGCGGTGATGGGGGGCAGCTACGGTGGTTACATGACGCTGGCGAGCTTGGTGCATTTTAGTGATCGTTTGCGTTGCGGCGTGGACGTCGTGGGCATTTCCAGTTTTATCACGTTTTTGAAGAACACCCAGGATTACCGGCGTGATTTGCGCCGGGTCGAATATGGCGACGAGCGTGATCCCGCCATGGCCGAATTTTTCCAACGCATTTCGCCGCTGACCAACGTGGACAAAATCCGCAAGCCGCTGTTCGTTGTTCAAGGACAGAATGATCCGCGGGTGCCCGTCACCGAGGCCGAGCAGATGGTCCGAGCGCTGCGCGATCAAGGTGGCGTCACCTGGTATTTGATGGCTAGGGATGAAGGCCACGGTTTCGCCAAAAAGAAGAACGCTGATTTTCAGTTTGTCAGCATGATCCAGTTTCTACAGGAATATCTACTGCGATGA